In one window of Juglans regia cultivar Chandler chromosome 3, Walnut 2.0, whole genome shotgun sequence DNA:
- the LOC108997704 gene encoding protein DETOXIFICATION 25-like isoform X1 — translation MDERLLRSEVPKETSNLPKRIWVESRKIWKVAFPSMISRVTQFGVFVVTQAFIGHFGEVDLAAYALVQIIAVRFVNGILLGMSSATETLCGQAFGAGQYHMLGIYLQRSWIINIATATILAPVFIFSTPIFKLLGEEEDVAEVAGYISLWFIPVLYYFPFTFSTQKYLQAQLKNSVVGFLSTGAFVLHILLSWLFVIKLDFGIPGAMASMAIAFWSVVIGMFVYVFGGWCPNTWRGFTVAAFHDLLPIVKLSISSGVMLCLELWYNAVLVLLAGYAKNSTVAVSAFSICLNIVAWEFMIFFGFLSASSVRVSNELGRGDAEAAKFSIKVITSTSICLGVLAWILCSVFERKLAYLFTSDEEVAESVLDLSALLGISVFLNSIQPVLSGVAVGSGRQGLVAYINIGSYFLIGVPVGVLLAFVADLEIKGLWIGMIIGIVVQCLVLGYITFRTDWNEQVKKASERLNRWFLNSPEESNANSA, via the exons ATGGATGAGAGATTGCTTAGATCAGAAGTACCAAAAGAAACTAGCAATCTTCCAAAGAGGATTTGGGTGGAAAGCAGAAAAATATGGAAGGTAGCGTTTCCTTCCATGATATCTAGGGTTACTCAATTTGGAGTGTTTGTGGTGACACAAGCATTTATAGGACATTTTGGTGAAGTGGATCTTGCGGCTTATGCACTCGTACAAATCATTGCTGTACGATTTGTAAATGGAATAttg TTGGGCATGTCAAGTGCCACTGAGACTCTATGCGGGCAAGCGTTTGGAGCGGGGCAATACCACATGCTGGGAATCTACCTGCAAAGGTCATGGATCATCAATATTGCTACTGCAACCATCTTGGCCCCTGTTTTTATCTTCTCAACACCCATCTTTAAGCTACTTGGTGAGGAGGAAGACGTAGCAGAAGTTGCTGGATATATCTCACTTTGGTTTATTCCAGTTCTCTACTATTTTCCCTTTACCTTCAGCACTCAAAAGTATTTACAAGCACAGCTCAAAAACAGCGTTGTCGGATTTCTTTCTACCGGGGCATTTGTTCTTCACATTCTCTTGTCTTGGCTTTTTGTGATCAAACTCGACTTTGGAATCCCTGGTGCAATGGCTTCGATGGCTATCGCATTTTGGTCAGTGGTGATTGGAATGTTCGTATATGTGTTTGGAGGTTGGTGTCCCAACACATGGAGAGGTTTCACAGTAGCCGCTTTTCATGATTTATTACCAATCGTCAAGCTCTCAATCTCTTCAGGTGTAATGCTTTG CTTAGAGTTATGGTACAATGCTGTTTTAGTATTACTGGCGGGATATGCGAAGAACTCCACGGTTGCAGTATCCGCCTTTTCCATTTG CCTCAATATAGTGGCTTGGGAATTTATGATCTTCTTTGGCTTCTTATCAGCTTCAAG TGTCCGGGTTTCAAACGAACTAGGGAGAGGAGATGCTGAAGCTGCAAAATTTTCCATTAAAGTCATTACTAGTACTTCCATATGTCTTGGAGTGCTTGCCTGGATTTTGTGTTCTGTGTTTGAAAGAAAACTCGCTTATTTATTTACAAGTGATGAGGAAGTTGCAGAATCTGTGTTAGATCTATCTGCCCTGCTTGGTATATCTGTGTTTCTCAACAGCATCCAGCCAGTATTGTCAG GCGTGGCAGTAGGTTCTGGTCGGCAAGGTCTAGTTGCATATATTAACATTGGTAGCTATTTTCTGATTGGGGTGCCAGTAGGAGTTCTTCTTGCATTTGTAGCCGATCTAGAAATAAAA GGTCTATGGATTGGAATGATCATTGGCATCGTGGTCCAATGCCTCGTGCTCGGCTACATTACTTTTAGAACCGATTGGAATGAACAG gtcAAGAAAGCATCGGAACGCCTGAATAGGTGGTTCTTGAATTCTCCCGAAGAATCTAACGCAAATTCTGCTTAG
- the LOC108997704 gene encoding protein DETOXIFICATION 25-like isoform X3, with translation MSSATETLCGQAFGAGQYHMLGIYLQRSWIINIATATILAPVFIFSTPIFKLLGEEEDVAEVAGYISLWFIPVLYYFPFTFSTQKYLQAQLKNSVVGFLSTGAFVLHILLSWLFVIKLDFGIPGAMASMAIAFWSVVIGMFVYVFGGWCPNTWRGFTVAAFHDLLPIVKLSISSGVMLCLELWYNAVLVLLAGYAKNSTVAVSAFSICLNIVAWEFMIFFGFLSASSVRVSNELGRGDAEAAKFSIKVITSTSICLGVLAWILCSVFERKLAYLFTSDEEVAESVLDLSALLGISVFLNSIQPVLSGVAVGSGRQGLVAYINIGSYFLIGVPVGVLLAFVADLEIKGLWIGMIIGIVVQCLVLGYITFRTDWNEQVKKASERLNRWFLNSPEESNANSA, from the exons ATGTCAAGTGCCACTGAGACTCTATGCGGGCAAGCGTTTGGAGCGGGGCAATACCACATGCTGGGAATCTACCTGCAAAGGTCATGGATCATCAATATTGCTACTGCAACCATCTTGGCCCCTGTTTTTATCTTCTCAACACCCATCTTTAAGCTACTTGGTGAGGAGGAAGACGTAGCAGAAGTTGCTGGATATATCTCACTTTGGTTTATTCCAGTTCTCTACTATTTTCCCTTTACCTTCAGCACTCAAAAGTATTTACAAGCACAGCTCAAAAACAGCGTTGTCGGATTTCTTTCTACCGGGGCATTTGTTCTTCACATTCTCTTGTCTTGGCTTTTTGTGATCAAACTCGACTTTGGAATCCCTGGTGCAATGGCTTCGATGGCTATCGCATTTTGGTCAGTGGTGATTGGAATGTTCGTATATGTGTTTGGAGGTTGGTGTCCCAACACATGGAGAGGTTTCACAGTAGCCGCTTTTCATGATTTATTACCAATCGTCAAGCTCTCAATCTCTTCAGGTGTAATGCTTTG CTTAGAGTTATGGTACAATGCTGTTTTAGTATTACTGGCGGGATATGCGAAGAACTCCACGGTTGCAGTATCCGCCTTTTCCATTTG CCTCAATATAGTGGCTTGGGAATTTATGATCTTCTTTGGCTTCTTATCAGCTTCAAG TGTCCGGGTTTCAAACGAACTAGGGAGAGGAGATGCTGAAGCTGCAAAATTTTCCATTAAAGTCATTACTAGTACTTCCATATGTCTTGGAGTGCTTGCCTGGATTTTGTGTTCTGTGTTTGAAAGAAAACTCGCTTATTTATTTACAAGTGATGAGGAAGTTGCAGAATCTGTGTTAGATCTATCTGCCCTGCTTGGTATATCTGTGTTTCTCAACAGCATCCAGCCAGTATTGTCAG GCGTGGCAGTAGGTTCTGGTCGGCAAGGTCTAGTTGCATATATTAACATTGGTAGCTATTTTCTGATTGGGGTGCCAGTAGGAGTTCTTCTTGCATTTGTAGCCGATCTAGAAATAAAA GGTCTATGGATTGGAATGATCATTGGCATCGTGGTCCAATGCCTCGTGCTCGGCTACATTACTTTTAGAACCGATTGGAATGAACAG gtcAAGAAAGCATCGGAACGCCTGAATAGGTGGTTCTTGAATTCTCCCGAAGAATCTAACGCAAATTCTGCTTAG
- the LOC108997704 gene encoding protein DETOXIFICATION 25-like isoform X2, giving the protein MDERLLRSEVPKETSNLPKRIWVESRKIWKVAFPSMISRVTQFGVFVVTQAFIGHFGEVDLAAYALVQIIAVRFVNGILLGMSSATETLCGQAFGAGQYHMLGIYLQRSWIINIATATILAPVFIFSTPIFKLLGEEEDVAEVAGYISLWFIPVLYYFPFTFSTQKYLQAQLKNSVVGFLSTGAFVLHILLSWLFVIKLDFGIPGAMASMAIAFWSVVIGMFVYVFGGWCPNTWRGFTVAAFHDLLPIVKLSISSGVMLCLNIVAWEFMIFFGFLSASSVRVSNELGRGDAEAAKFSIKVITSTSICLGVLAWILCSVFERKLAYLFTSDEEVAESVLDLSALLGISVFLNSIQPVLSGVAVGSGRQGLVAYINIGSYFLIGVPVGVLLAFVADLEIKGLWIGMIIGIVVQCLVLGYITFRTDWNEQVKKASERLNRWFLNSPEESNANSA; this is encoded by the exons ATGGATGAGAGATTGCTTAGATCAGAAGTACCAAAAGAAACTAGCAATCTTCCAAAGAGGATTTGGGTGGAAAGCAGAAAAATATGGAAGGTAGCGTTTCCTTCCATGATATCTAGGGTTACTCAATTTGGAGTGTTTGTGGTGACACAAGCATTTATAGGACATTTTGGTGAAGTGGATCTTGCGGCTTATGCACTCGTACAAATCATTGCTGTACGATTTGTAAATGGAATAttg TTGGGCATGTCAAGTGCCACTGAGACTCTATGCGGGCAAGCGTTTGGAGCGGGGCAATACCACATGCTGGGAATCTACCTGCAAAGGTCATGGATCATCAATATTGCTACTGCAACCATCTTGGCCCCTGTTTTTATCTTCTCAACACCCATCTTTAAGCTACTTGGTGAGGAGGAAGACGTAGCAGAAGTTGCTGGATATATCTCACTTTGGTTTATTCCAGTTCTCTACTATTTTCCCTTTACCTTCAGCACTCAAAAGTATTTACAAGCACAGCTCAAAAACAGCGTTGTCGGATTTCTTTCTACCGGGGCATTTGTTCTTCACATTCTCTTGTCTTGGCTTTTTGTGATCAAACTCGACTTTGGAATCCCTGGTGCAATGGCTTCGATGGCTATCGCATTTTGGTCAGTGGTGATTGGAATGTTCGTATATGTGTTTGGAGGTTGGTGTCCCAACACATGGAGAGGTTTCACAGTAGCCGCTTTTCATGATTTATTACCAATCGTCAAGCTCTCAATCTCTTCAGGTGTAATGCTTTG CCTCAATATAGTGGCTTGGGAATTTATGATCTTCTTTGGCTTCTTATCAGCTTCAAG TGTCCGGGTTTCAAACGAACTAGGGAGAGGAGATGCTGAAGCTGCAAAATTTTCCATTAAAGTCATTACTAGTACTTCCATATGTCTTGGAGTGCTTGCCTGGATTTTGTGTTCTGTGTTTGAAAGAAAACTCGCTTATTTATTTACAAGTGATGAGGAAGTTGCAGAATCTGTGTTAGATCTATCTGCCCTGCTTGGTATATCTGTGTTTCTCAACAGCATCCAGCCAGTATTGTCAG GCGTGGCAGTAGGTTCTGGTCGGCAAGGTCTAGTTGCATATATTAACATTGGTAGCTATTTTCTGATTGGGGTGCCAGTAGGAGTTCTTCTTGCATTTGTAGCCGATCTAGAAATAAAA GGTCTATGGATTGGAATGATCATTGGCATCGTGGTCCAATGCCTCGTGCTCGGCTACATTACTTTTAGAACCGATTGGAATGAACAG gtcAAGAAAGCATCGGAACGCCTGAATAGGTGGTTCTTGAATTCTCCCGAAGAATCTAACGCAAATTCTGCTTAG